The following proteins come from a genomic window of Zygotorulaspora mrakii chromosome 8, complete sequence:
- the MRPL49 gene encoding mitochondrial 54S ribosomal protein bL21m (similar to Saccharomyces cerevisiae MRPL49 (YJL096W); ancestral locus Anc_1.270) translates to MLPIRFYFPMIKRPLAFPAFKSLAKERLRVRTFCSTSTFLQNAAASEGKKLDTTPLKLSNELYAILRVHNRPYLLTLGDKLVLPFKLKQAEVGDVLDFNDVTTVGSRNYKLVDDPIDPSLFSLKAVVLEKTKRAFQVREVTKRRNRKVRHAKSKGDLTVLRISELKLN, encoded by the coding sequence ATGCTTCCTATTAGATTCTACTTCCCGATGATCAAAAGACCGCTAGCTTTTCCAGCTTTCAAATCGCTTGCTAAAGAGCGTCTGAGGGTAAGGACATTCTGTAGCACGAGCACCTTTTTGCAAAACGCTGCTGCTTCTGAAGGGAAAAAGCTAGATACGACCCCACTGAAGCTGTCAAATGAACTCTATGCTATTTTAAGAGTACATAACCGTCCATATCTACTCACATTGGGTGATAAGCTTGTCTTACCATTCAAGCTGAAGCAGGCGGAGGTAGGTGATGTCTTGGACTTCAACGATGTCACTACCGTTGGATCTCGGAACTACAAGCTCGTTGATGATCCAATTGATCCTTCACTTTTCAGCCTGAAGGCAGTTGTGCTCGAAAAAACCAAGAGAGCATTTCAAGTACGGGAAGTTACAAAGAGGAGAAATAGGAAAGTGCGCCATGCAAAGAGTAAAGGTGATCTGACAGTTTTAAGAATATCAGAGCTAAAGCTTAATTAG
- the BCK1 gene encoding mitogen-activated protein kinase kinase kinase BCK1 (similar to Saccharomyces cerevisiae BCK1 (YJL095W); ancestral locus Anc_1.271) — protein MPFLRKITGNGHSHSRSGSGSSIKTWSQESSSSNPHRHAARLPSKSSISKKTLSPECRNSVASGDSHHSSSSESLSNKEKPAAVEESIFGFEDHGSSSGRTQNGSHYFGSESASFVASPDTRKSSGGSLNSLSFDKLILSWDPTDPDEWTMKRVASWLKFHEFPESWISFFRKHQVSGHKFIRLLAYDNFAVYEKYLALSKNASYTRFQYLLKQTMKKNVSNNHLRQKSLDKIKDSKSSNESIRSKHGKNLSQNDIHSYRSASESALTTITKTNVTKPEENISTVAVRTHQKTRSAGALYRRSLISLRGSSSGSPEVMKQPANIKLNIPPRPPSIIENSGDTSKSASPPVSPSYPSIFRKHQKSSSSESSLLNTLFGSNNSSTNHDEQLIRSYSNISNMSNENTTKTKNHAFEASSSSPLKQSPVVHDEKNSLWEKLKRRSQMPGSAITAQPSPLASPFVVPPTLPVPVSSPTASSDLTSDKSAGTLTPADADPSTAMPTPSRQANQSTMNFKKPNNGVHSANDKKEFYEKSFLLDDKYYPLRSKDTGNDRYVLITKDNRSFIPMNIGMITSLDEFKDSVTLILGIAHKDITIHLTDFGCEIGSALCDSILERLRSSLFLNTAGKIFIKDQTKMNLKSKPTSLSADHHLRSVQSKNSVRSVSNSVANSNDEISIVTSSSDLTSFDDLNSGQTRRYPQTPNHYYENAGNNNNGEELNYWNVKDHILEGRVSPKVAKYLNQGTSANSELSTEVGRKGTFQILRKDDANEIDFNKRRESPYTQTELAPKREAPKPPTTSSPQRSLSISSQVSAPYLRTNNSKLYRRRNSKPVAPMLMGSPIESLSPSSETVITSYTPGSSHVLVPQPYKGASENPRKLKSDEELQTNPVSAFINKKRTNRSDSTTSSNSNFHMPPTLLKRGSSKRIVSSASAADIFEENDITFADAPELSESDSESNRSSSSDDIIWSKPQETSTEEDKKLSKIPSQETTNSEISSAIKSHKLERKMTLRPSPEVVYQNLEKFFPRANLDKPVLEGTTPPASPKSSDNMKMSKVIDEKLTQQHNNHKSATINSDTISAKNEKTEVSHVSKERLPKRAKTIRTIAHEASEARKQSMKLRRQNTKMWGTKTVEVTDKRLVSINKSKNSKGEYREFAWMKGEMIGKGSFGAVYLCLNVTTGEMMAVKQVEVPKYGSQSEAIVQTVEALRSEVSTLKNLDHLNIVQYLGFEVKENIYSLFLEYVAGGSVGSLIRMYGRFDEVMIKHLTTQVLRGLSYLHSRGILHRDMKADNLLLDQDGVCKISDFGISRKSQDIYSNYDMTMRGTVFWMAPEMVDTTQGYSAKVDIWSLGCIVLEMFAGKRPWSNFEVVAAMFKIGKSKSAPPIPEDTLPLISKSGREFLDDCFKIDPEKRPTADKLLSHPFIQCNKLFDFKATNLASLIKSNDKLNSTRLRVGSHDNMLNKS, from the coding sequence ATGCCTTTCTTAAGGAAGATCACTGGAAATGGTCATTCGCATTCACGATCAGGATCTGGGTCATCAATAAAAACTTGGTCTCAAGAATCTAGCTCATCGAATCCACACAGACACGCGGCACGCCTCCCCTCCAAATCATCAATCTCAAAGAAAACTCTTTCCCCGGAATGCAGAAATTCGGTAGCAAGTGGCGATTCTCATCATAGTTCCAGCAGTGAAAGCTtatcaaataaagaaaaaccAGCTGCTGTTGAAGAATCCATATTTGGGTTCGAGGATCATGGATCTTCGTCAGGACGCACACAAAATGGAAGCCATTATTTTGGCAGCGAATCTGCAAGTTTTGTTGCATCTCCGGATACAAGAAAATCATCTGGCGGGAGTTTGAACAGTTTGTCCTTCGATAAATTGATTTTATCATGGGACCCAACAGATCCTGACGAATGGACTATGAAGAGAGTTGCTTCTTGGCTGAAATTCCATGAGTTCCCTGAATCTTggatttccttttttcgAAAGCATCAGGTATCCGGTCATAAGTTCATCAGGCTATTAGCATATGACAATTTTGCTGTGTATGAGAAATACTTAGCATTGTCAAAGAATGCCTCATACACACGCTTTCAatatttgttgaagcaaactatgaaaaaaaatgtatcCAATAATCATTTGCGTCAAAAAAGCTTAGACAAGATTAAAGACTCAAAAAGCTCCAATGAATCTATCAGGTCAAAACATGGCAAGAACTTATCCCAGAATGACATTCATTCTTATAGATCAGCATCTGAGTCAGCTTTGACAACTATTACCAAGACGAACGTAACGAAAcctgaagaaaatatatcaaCTGTAGCTGTACGAACTCATCAAAAGACAAGAAGTGCGGGTGCACTCTATAGAAGGAGTCTGATTTCGTTGAGGGGATCCTCTTCAGGTAGTCCCGAGGTGATGAAGCAACCGgcaaatatcaaattgaatattCCTCCGAGGCCGCCATCAATAATCGAGAACTCTGGGGACACGTCTAAATCTGCATCACCGCCGGTGTCGCCCTCATATCCAAGTATATTCcgaaaacatcaaaagaGTAGCTCATCTGAGTCTTCCTTACTCAATACCCTTTTTGGCTCTAATAATAGCTCTACTAATCATGATGAGCAACTTATTCGGTCATATTCGAATATATCTAATATGTCAAACGAAAATACCActaaaacaaaaaatcatGCATTTGAagcatcttcttcttctccaTTAAAGCAGTCTCCTGTAGTtcatgatgaaaaaaattcccTGTGGgaaaagttgaagaggAGGAGTCAAATGCCGGGCTCTGCAATCACTGCCCAACCGTCACCATTGGCATCACCTTTTGTTGTACCTCCTACTCTGCCAGTACCAGTGTCCTCACCTACAGCCTCCTCAGATCTAACTTCCGACAAGAGTGCAGGCACCTTGACACCAGCGGATGCTGATCCGTCGACTGCGATGCCAACTCCTTCACGGCAGGCGAATCAATCGACaatgaatttcaaaaagccCAATAATGGTGTGCATTCtgcaaatgataaaaaagaattttacGAAAAGAGTTTTCTTCTGGATGATAAGTACTATCCTTTGAGGTCTAAAGATACTGGAAATGACAGATACGTCTTGATTACAAAAGATAATAGGTCGTTCATTCCAATGAATATTGGAATGATAACAAGTCTAGATGAATTTAAGGATTCTGTTACTCTCATTTTGGGAATTGCTCATAAGGATATTACTATACATTTGACAGACTTTGGTTGCGAAATAGGCTCTGCTTTGTGTGATAGcattttggaaagattAAGGTCTAGCCTGTTTTTGAACACGGCAGgaaaaatattcataaaagatcaaacaaaaatgaatctgAAATCAAAGCCCACATCCTTAAGTGCAGACCACCACCTCAGGTCTGTTCAAAGTAAGAACTCGGTTAGATCTGTAAGCAACAGTGTTGCTAActcaaatgatgaaatttcaatagTAACATCATCCTCAGATTTAACATCATTTGACGATCTCAACTCTGGGCAGACCAGAAGATACCCACAAACTCCCAACCATTACTATGAAAATGCAGGAAACAACAATAATGGCGAAGAGCTCAACTACTGGAATGTTAAAGACCATATACTAGAAGGTCGCGTGTCCCCAAAAGTGGCTAAGTACCTAAATCAAGGTACATCTGCCAACTCAGAGCTTTCAACAGAAGTCGGCCGGAAGGGAACGTTCCAAATCTTAAGAAAAGATGATGCGAACGAAATTGATTTTAATAAACGGCGGGAGTCTCCCTACACTCAAACGGAATTGGCTCCCAAGCGGGAAGCTCCTAAGCCTCCAACAACATCATCGCCTCAAAGATCTTTGTCAATTTCAAGTCAGGTTTCTGCACCATATCTCCGGACAAACAATTCCAAATTGTATAGACGGAGAAACTCGAAGCCTGTTGCTCCTATGTTGATGGGCTCTCCTATTGAATCATTGAGTCCATCTTCAGAAACTGTGATCACCTCTTATACTCCAGGTTCGAGCCATGTTTTGGTACCGCAACCCTATAAGGGTGCCAGCGAGAATCCGCGAAAGCTGAAATCAGACGAAGAACTTCAAACGAATCCAGTATCGGCTTTCAttaacaaaaaaaggacGAATAGGTCTGATTCTACcacttcttcaaattcaaattttcatatGCCACCTACATTGCTCAAAAGAGGCAGTTCTAAAAGAATTGTATCATCCGCTTCAGCTGCCgacatttttgaagaaaatgacatAACATTTGCCGATGCTCCCGAACTCTCCGAGTCAGACTCGGAATCTAACAGAAGCTCGTCATCTGATGATATCATATGGTCCAAGCCGCAGGAAACTTCGACTgaagaagacaaaaaaCTGTCAAAGATTCCTAGCCAAGAAACAACCAACTCGGAGATTTCCTCCGCTATAAAAAGTCACAAGTTGGAACGGAAGATGACTCTTAGACCATCGCCAGAGGTTGTCTATCAAAATCTTGAGAAGTTTTTTCCCCGTGCCAATTTAGACAAGCCTGTGCTGGAGGGAACAACACCTCCTGCCTCTCCTAAGTCTTCCGACAACATGAAAATGTCCAAGgttattgatgaaaaacttACACAACAACACAATAATCATAAGAGTGCAACAATTAATAGTGACACTATTTCAGCAAAGAATGAGAAGACTGAGGTCTCAcatgtttcaaaagagcGATTGCcaaaaagagcaaaaacAATTAGAACTATCGCACATGAGGCTAGTGAAGCACGTAAACAATCAATGAAGCTTAGAAGACAGAATACAAAAATGTGGGGTAcaaaaactgttgaagTCACGGATAAGAGACTTGTTTCAATCAacaaatcaaagaattcCAAGGGTGAATATAGAGAGTTTGCTTGGATGAAGGGAGAAATGATTGGAAAGGGCTCGTTTGGTGCCGTTTATTTATGTCTTAATGTCACTACGGGTGAAATGATGGCGGTAAAACAAGTTGAAGTACCAAAATATGGCTCTCAAAGCGAAGCCATTGTTCAAACTGTTGAGGCTTTAAGATCTGAGGTTTCGACATTAAAAAACTTGgatcatttgaatattgtGCAGTATTTGGGATTTGaagtaaaagaaaacatcTATAGtttgtttcttgaatatgTCGCTGGCGGCTCAGTTGGATCACTGATTAGAATGTATGGGAGATTTGATGAAGTAATGATAAAGCATTTGACCACCCAAGTTTTGAGAGGTTTATCCTATTTACATTCCCGCGGAATTTTGCATCGTGACATGAAAGCAGATAACTTACTATTAGATCAAGACGGTGTTTGTAAGATAAGTGATTTTGGTATCTCGAGGAAGTCTCAGGATATTTACTCGAACTATGATATGACAATGAGAGGTACGGTATTCTGGATGGCTCCTGAAATGGTTGATACTACTCAAGGTTACAGTGCAAAAGTTGATATCTGGTCTCTAGGTTGTATTGTTTTGGAGATGTTTGCGGGCAAAAGACCATggtcaaattttgaagtaGTAGCTGCCATGTTCAAGATTGGTAAATCGAAATCAGCACCTCCTATACCCGAAGATACTCTACCacttatttcaaaatctggaAGGGAATTCTTGGACGACTGCTTCAAGATCGACCCTGAAAAACGGCCAACTGCAGATAAGCTTCTTTCCCACCCATTCATTCAATGTAACAaattatttgatttcaagGCCACAAACCTTGCTAGTCTGATCAAGTCTAATGATAAACTGAACTCTACGAGGCTGCGAGTCGGCTCGCATGATAATATGCTCAATAAATCTTAA
- the KHA1 gene encoding Kha1p (similar to Saccharomyces cerevisiae KHA1 (YJL094C); ancestral locus Anc_1.272), translated as MASSTGGVISGHNPFVYNSGSPITLFLFQACLILATCNLIHIPFSKLRQPKVISEVIAGVVLGPTVLGQIPNFTDTVFPSSSIPGLNLTANLGIILFMFFLGLEVDTGFIKRHLKKALAIGLVTLAIPFGCGCLLAIPLFHEYSNKDPNARQIKFTVFMVFIAVSLAVTAFPVLCRILNELRLIKDRAGIIVLAAGIVNDIVGWILLALSVILSSASSNPINTVYILLCTMGWFLLYSYPLKYVLRWILIRTHELDRTQPSPMATMFILFIMFISAYFTDIIGVHPIFGAFIAGLIVPRENNYVIKLAERMEDIPNIVLIPLYFAVAGLNVDLTLLNEGRDWGYVFASIGIAISSKILSGSVAAHLTGLFWRESAAVGVLMSCKGIVEIVVLTVGLNAEIIDQKIFGMFILMALVSTFVTTPLTLIIYPESYRMDLQTYLNKEEQGVEQSAPENILKDNESQSYPKNNMSSFQDVKNFHITQVINITNTVETVSSSLEFLNHMTYGKWKVHSEPITLPAKVASRSSSLSASTVKPNHNKIKKLARIWSRKDEDETVLSVIEESPYGFELEIPLKAIHLRLLTERTADLLQSSSISNDDPHYTANSDSLLQIFNIFSRLSQTEFSSEVVFSTMREKATNIVSLDMKASDLVLLPLKGASFEFNGSPIATHEPYSNFEHIHSHILGLNELSSNFFAVISSSLKSSFAMLISNTGDRLNVDRFKKKKFHLLLPYSNLSSSDFLALHIYLLICYRDVKDCGSAQGMIFINKNNLTFVDKFYELLSDQDWFDESVVNVVPIENPNKVQSEYYTKAFIDVVLEFGLNRKDLMDLEESTFIIAERYFSGDVPFENETKELILQGANRKFDVLVSHYFRQC; from the coding sequence ATGGCTTCTTCTACAGGTGGAGTCATATCAGGACATAACCCATTTGTATATAACTCAGGATCTCCAATCACTCTATTCCTGTTTCAAGCATGCTTGATCCTGGCGACCTGCAATCTAATTCATATTCCATTTTCCAAACTTCGACAGCCAAAGGTTATATCAGAGGTTATTGCGGGTGTGGTACTGGGACCAACGGTGTTGGGCCAGATCCCGAATTTTACAGATACCGTTTTCCCAAGCTCATCAATACCAGGGTTAAATTTAACGGCAAATTTGGGCATAATTCTTTTCATGTTCTTTTTGGGTTTAGAGGTGGATACGGGGTTCATAAAGAGGCATTTGAAGAAGGCACTGGCGATCGGTTTGGTAACATTAGCAATACCATTCGGCTGCGGCTGTTTACTAGCTATACCTTTATTTCATGAATACTCTAACAAAGATCCTAATGCTAGGCAAATCAAATTCACAGTTTTCATGGTTTTCATTGCAGTTTCCTTGGCTGTAACAGCTTTTCCTGTCTTGTGCCGTATTCTGAACGAATTGCGTTTGATAAAAGACCGTGCTGGTATCATCGTTTTGGCTGCAGGTATTGTGAATGATATAGTAGGATGGATTCTTTTGGCCTTGAGCGTTATACTGTCTAGTGCGTCATCGAATCCAATAAACACTGTCTATATTCTACTGTGTACGATGGGCTGGTTCCTATTGTATTCGTATCCGCTGAAATATGTACTAAGATGGATCTTAATACGCACACATGAGCTGGATAGAACACAACCGTCACCTATGGCTACAATGTTTATACTTTTCATCATGTTCATTTCTGCATATTTCACTGATATAATTGGGGTTCATCCAATTTTTGGAGCCTTTATAGCTGGCCTGATAGTCCCGAGAGAGAATAACTATGTCATCAAATTAGCAGAACGGATGGAAGACATCCCGAACATCGTTTTGATCCCCCTTTATTTCGCAGTAGCTGGTCTTAATGTGGATCTGACACTTCTGAATGAAGGAAGAGACTGGGGTTATGTGTTTGCTAGTATTGGAATAGCTATATCTAGTAAGATCCTATCAGGATCAGTTGCCGCTCATTTGACAGGATTATTTTGGAGAGAGTCCGCTGCTGTAGGTGTGCTCATGTCCTGCAAaggaattgttgaaatcgTCGTCTTGACTGTTGGTTTGAATGCAGAAATtattgatcaaaaaatttttggtatGTTCATTTTAATGGCTCTAGTCTCCACGTTCGTTACTACACCTTTGACATTGATAATTTATCCCGAGTCCTACAGAATGGATCTGCAAACTTATTTGAATAAAGAAGAGCAAGGCGTAGAGCAAAGTGCGCCTGAAAATATCCTTAAAGATAATGAGTCCCAAAGCTATCCCAAAAATAACATGAGCTCTTTTCAAGACGTTAAAAACTTTCATATTACGCAGGTGATCAATATAACAAACACAGTTGAAACTGTTTCGTCTTCTTTGGAATTCTTGAATCATATGACTTACGGCAAATGGAAAGTGCATAGCGAACCTATCACTCTACCAGCGAAGGTAGCAAGTAGATCTTCAAGTCTTTCAGCCTCTACAGTCAAACCGAATCATAACaagataaagaaattgGCTCGTATTTGGTCGCGcaaggatgaagatgaaacaGTTTTGTCTGTTATTGAAGAATCGCCATATGGGTTTGAACTTGAGATTCCTTTGAAAGCGATTCATTTGAGACTACTTACCGAAAGGACTGCTGATCTTTTGCAATCTTCCTCTATTTCTAATGACGATCCCCATTATACTGCTAATAGCGATTCTTTACTGCAAATATTTAACATCTTTTCGCGTTTGAGTCAAACAGAATTCTCTAGCGAAGTAGTCTTCTCTACAATGAGAGAAAAAGCCACAAATATTGTGTCTCTGGATATGAAGGCATCAGATTTGGTATTGCTTCCGCTGAAAGGTGCTTCTTTCGAGTTCAATGGTAGTCCGATTGCAACACATGAGCCGTATTCCAACTTTGAACATATACACTCTCATATTTTGGGTTTAAATGAATTGTCgtctaatttttttgctgtcatatcttcttctttgaaatcaagCTTTGCAATGCTTATTTCGAACACAGGAGATAGACTTAATGTCGacagattcaaaaagaagaagtttcATCTTTTACTGCCCTATTCAAACTTGAGCTCTTCGGATTTTTTGGCACTGCACATATATCTTCTTATCTGTTATCGTGACGTCAAGGATTGTGGTTCTGCCCAGGGAATgatttttatcaataaaaacaatttaacatttgttgataaattttATGAACTTCTTTCAGATCAAGATTGGTTCGACGAATCCGTTGTAAATGTTGTACCTATTGAAAATCCAAACAAAGTTCAAAGTGAATATTACACAAAAGCTTTTATTGATGTAGTTCTAGAGTTCGGTCTCAATCGTAAGGATTTGATGGACCTCGAAGAAAGCACATTTATTATCGCTGAGAGATACTTCTCTGGTGACGTCCCATTTGAGAACGAAACAAAGGAACTCATTTTACAGGGTGCGAACCGGAAATTTGATGTCTTAGTTTCCCATTATTTCAGACAGTGTTAG
- the SRS2 gene encoding DNA helicase SRS2 (similar to Saccharomyces cerevisiae SRS2 (YJL092W); ancestral locus Anc_1.274) has protein sequence MVPARDALLHDMQASLNEQQKAAVEFDRSSALQVIAGPGTGKTKVLTSRVAYLLLKEKINPQDIIVTTFTNKAAKEMIDRLVELLLATNIRVSDILIGTFHSICLKILSRFGHKIGLRKDWRIIDESEVNKIMDEMIEKMPDQIRDYAHAISRKVNFCTLKQGSDQWVVNPRLVKREISRLKTFAIIPEEYTKDSDHDPALAYFYERYQGELNKVNALDFDDLLMYTFRLLTRERCLPYIKHVFVDEFQDTNGIQMDLMFLFARGNHHTSRGITVVGDPDQSIYAFRHALANNFEAMVNKCPLPTSRVVLIENYRSSQKILNTSEMLIRQQVKGRPDRLPLKAQFDSDFPPVYTVFPESFLEAPSLIRELLYLKSLPGLFSFNDFAILVRQRRQMKAMENALIEHQVPYKIIRGHGFWELKEAVAMINLLKCLNSNNEINAIIAALQYPPRGLGQTSAERIKSELEKKSADAFDTLKEIANKKIKVTMPEKARAVIKEFIAMIDTCGTLCEGPLTTALDDIFEKLYAMSGMKYEYLYVDGKKKSEVGKNPEPDFSNTRHKNIMILKNYFLGSNLTAGETSKDANKTDTHSKRANANMIKVHIRNFFLSLAMYTSSAMTPDGDQKSDSQKENGFVTMSTIHGAKGLEWPVVFIPGCEEGVIPSIFGEEKDEESNDSSDDEFIRGIHENKINENDSRDISGKDNISNKKSITESPKKKSWMPSIGDTLNEERRMFFVAQTRAKHLLYLSAVDSTRGRGSSPSRFLTSEILHTMVDEQRLFDNIDNIKRLYSMLGKKIPKSTSTFSIEQVIRDYSQFVEKRRERLIWNGSFVNNMYQFDINQNINIPCTNEFSTAAIQLQKENNRKSPERKCIRPGNISSPSRRTGMLDKDRSTSSFINGLPIKTATFAPDYKPGRKTLSTPLNLKKSFAPKIGDPQKLEASNGIMRDLNSSEIQINGSQKTDSSTQCKDVTYGNVQPCPGQVIKREDGQVAAKCFSNVRRPHGSNRKVIAARIDIAPPNDGLNVKAEDISPNTSENTANDHMGTTAGEILHDPDEIIIDDRPIISNAKTLADAAKRTKRKSKPSLFSSQAPPKILQTLDDNGIKSESTLNNLDIFSRLSRARKKSKLNDSEIIIID, from the coding sequence ATGGTGCCCGCTAGGGATGCCTTGCTGCATGACATGCAAGCATCGCTTAACGAACAGCAAAAGGCTGCCGTTGAATTTGATCGCTCAAGCGCATTGCAGGTCATTGCGGGTCCTGGGACTGGTAAAACGAAAGTACTGACTTCTAGGGTTGCCTATCTGTTGTTGAAGGAGAAAATAAACCCTCAAGACATCATTGTGACAACATTTACGAATAAAGCAGCTAAGGAAATGATCGACAGATTGGTAGAACTGCTTTTGGCCACAAATATAAGGGTTTCGGATATATTGATTGGTACATTTCATAGCATCTGTCTGAAGATACTTTCACGATTTGGTCATAAAATTGGACTCCGAAAGGACTGGAGAATTATAGACGAAAGCGAAGTCAATAAAATCATGGATGAGATGATAGAGAAGATGCCTGATCAAATAAGAGATTATGCCCACGCAATTAGTCGCAAGGTTAATTTCTGTACTTTGAAACAGGGCTCCGACCAATGGGTCGTCAATCCTCGATTGGTAAAGAGGGagatttcaagattgaAGACGTTTGCCATCATCCCAGAGGAATACACCAAGGACTCTGATCATGATCCTGCTTTAGCATACTTCTACGAGAGATACCAAGGCGAGTTAAATAAGGTAAACGCTCTggattttgatgatttattGATGTATACATTTCGGCTTTTGACGAGAGAGCGATGTTTACCATATATTAAACATGTAtttgttgatgaatttcaagataCAAATGGAATTCAGATGGACCTCATGTTTTTATTTGCAAGGGGTAATCATCACACTTCAAGAGGTATCACAGTAGTTGGTGATCCCGACCAAAGTATTTACGCGTTTAGACACGCATTGGCtaacaattttgaagcaatGGTTAATAAGTGTCCTCTACCGACCTCAAGAGTTGTATTAATTGAGAATTATCGGTCCTCACAAAAGATTTTAAACACAAGTGAAATGCTAATTAGGCAGCAAGTTAAAGGACGTCCGGATAGGTTGCCTCTGAAAGCGCAGTTTGATTCCGATTTTCCACCAGTATATACAGTTTTTCCAGAATCATTCTTAGAAGCACCTTCTCTGATAAGAGAGCTACTTTATTTGAAATCGTTGCCAGGCCTCTTTAGTTTTAATGATTTTGCGATCTTGGTAAGGCAAAGACGTCAAATGAAGGCTATGGAAAATGCATTGATAGAACATCAAGTGCCATATAAGATAATACGAGGACATGGTTTTTGGGAGTTGAAAGAAGCAGTTGCCATGATCAATCTTTTAAAATGTTTGAACTCAAACAATGAAATAAATGCAATTATTGCAGCACTTCAATACCCACCCAGAGGCTTAGGACAAACTTCAGCTGAAAGGATCAAATCAgagctggaaaaaaaatctgctGATGCGTTTGATACattaaaagaaattgctAATAAGAAGATTAAGGTTACGATGCCTGAAAAAGCGCGAGCTGTCATTAAGGAATTTATTGCAATGATTGACACATGTGGCACACTCTGTGAAGGGCCCTTAACCACTGCGCTTGacgatatatttgaaaaactttatGCAATGTCAGGGATGAAGTACGAATATCTATATGTTGACGGTAAGAAGAAATCTGAAGTTGGAAAAAATCCGGAACCTGATTTCTCAAATACAAGACATAAGAAcataatgatattgaaaaactacTTTCTAGGATCGAACTTAACTGCAGGTGAGACCTCGAAAGATGCTAACAAGACAGACACACATTCAAAACGCGCCAATGCTAACATGATAAAGGTCCATATCcgtaatttttttttatcccTTGCCATGTACACTTCTTCAGCAATGACACCGGATGGAGATCAAAAAAGTGATAgtcaaaaggaaaatggaTTCGTGACTATGTCTACCATTCATGGGGCAAAGGGGCTTGAATGGCCAGTCGTTTTTATACCCGGCTGCGAGGAAGGTGTAATCCCATCAATATTTGGCGAGGAGAAGGATGAGGAATCCAACGACAGTAGTGACGATGAATTTATTAGAGGCATTCatgaaaacaaaatcaacGAAAACGATTCTCGAGATATCAGTGGCAAAGACAACATTTCTAACAAAAAATCGATTACTGAAAGTCccaaaaagaaatcttgGATGCCCTCTATTGGGGATACCCTGAATGAAGAAAGGAGAATGTTTTTCGTTGCTCAAACAAGAGCGAAGCATCTTCTATATCTATCCGCTGTTGATAGTACGAGAGGCAGAGGCAGCTCTCCTAGTAGATTTTTGACCAGTGAAATTTTGCATACTATGGTTGATGAACAACGTTTGTTTGATAATATTGACAATATAAAAAGGCTTTACAGTATGTTAGGCAAGAAAATCCCGAAAAGTACCAGCACATTTTCAATAGAACAGGTAATTAGAGATTATTCCCAGTTCgtagaaaaaagaagggAAAGACTCATATGGAATGGATCTTTTGTGAATAACATGTACCAGtttgatatcaatcaaaatattaataTTCCTTGCACCAATGAGTTCTCAACTGCCGCGattcaacttcaaaaagagaacaaCAGAAAATCTCCTGAGAGGAAATGCATACGACCTGGGAATATTTCATCGCCAAGCCGACGGACTGGCATGCTGGATAAAGACAGGTCTACGTCTTCTTTTATTAATGGCTTGCCTATTAAAACGGCAACATTTGCACCGGATTATAAGCCAGGCAGAAAGACCTTATCGACACCActgaacttgaaaaaatcttttgcaCCTAAAATCGGGGATCCGCAGAAATTGGAAGCGAGTAATGGTATCATGCGAGACTTAAATTCCTCAGAGATACAAATTAACGGTAGTCAAAAGACTGACTCTAGCACCCAGTGCAAAGACGTAACTTACGGCAATGTGCAACCCTGTCCTGGACAAGTCATAAAGAGAGAGGACGGACAAGTTGCGGCCAAATGCTTTTCGAACGTCCGCAGACCTCATGGAAGTAATAGAAAAGTGATTGCCGCACGAATAGATATTGCACCGCCTAATGATGGCCTCAACGTAAAGGCAGAGGATATCTCACCGAATACATCTGAAAATACCGCCAACGATCACATGGGTACAACTGCTGGAGAGATATTGCATGACCCAGACGAAATAATAATTGATGATAGACCTATCATTTCAAATGCCAAAACCTTGGCGGATGCTGCCAAGAGaacaaagagaaaaagcaaGCCTTCCTTATTTTCGAGCCAGGCGCCCCCAAAAATATTGCAAACCCTTGATGACAATGGAATAAAATCGGAATCAACATTAAATAATTTGGACATTTTTTCTCGTTTATCCAGAGCCAGGAAGAAAAGCAAATTGAATGATTCTGAAATCATCATAATTGATTAA